The genomic segment AGTTTTTAATAACGGTTTGACGGCTTTAATTAAAGGTGCAAAGGTTTTATCAAACAGCAGTACCCGATCGGCAGCGTCATTGATAATAAATACCAGCTGTTCCGGAAATAAGCGCGGGTTGATGGTGTGGCAAACCAGTCCACTTCCCGAAATGGCATACCATGATTCTAGATGTCGATGATTATTCCAGGCAATGGTCGCAACCCGATCGCCGAGTGTCAGACCGAATTGCTGTAATACATTGGCAAAACGTTTCGAGTTTTCCCGGATTTCTCCCCAATTGGTCTTTTTAATGCTGGTATCGGTATTTTTAGAAATGATCTCGGTATCGGCATGATAACGACCGGCATGTTCAATCATGCTGCTGATCAGTAAGGGCTGGAACATCATATTTCCGAGCATGCTTCACTCCTTTATCCTTGTTGTTTGTCCATCTGCTATATCGTTGTTATTTCTGTATGATGCGCTGGCGAAAAGCCTGTATTCATTTTTATCATCAAACAGTCTGAATCTAGCAAGGAAATCTGACTTTGTGAGTGTCAAATTGTGACAAAGTCATAGAGTGGATGCAGAAAAAGTAGAAAATAAAACTGGTAATGTGTGGCATAAAAAAAGCCCCAATTTAGATTGGGGCGATGATAGTGTTCAGGGAGAAGAGAATTTTAAAAGCCGCTCATCATAATTTTGTCTGCATTTACTACAAAGATAACGCCGAGGCAGAATAAACCGGCATAAAGTGCAAACCAGAGAATCATCTTCTTGAATGCTGCATCAGAAATACTGCTATCCGCATATTTTGGTGCTTTGTTGTCTTCTGAATTCATATGATCACCCATAGGTTGGTCTGGCGTTATGAGTTTTATTATCAGCAGACCTAAATCAGCTGTATAGATACAATATTCATTTAAAAAAATATAACAGTTAGCCACTTATTTTTTTGATTTGTTATATTTTAATAACTTATTCATAATATAATTCCGATTATATTAGTACAGTTTAGATTTTATTTTCTTATGTTCAAGTCTGAAAAGCTGGCCCAGAATATTCGCCAGATGATTGAAAATGGCGCATGGAAGGCGCATGACAAATTACCTTCATTGCGGGAACAGACTGAATTGTCCGGCTATAGCCTGATGACGGTGCTTAATGCCTATCAGGTGCTCGAATCGCAAGGATTGGTCTATGCCAAAGATAAATCTGGCTACTATATTGCGGAGCGACCACAAACCTATAGCAGCAAAGAGCCCGCGGTACAGATTGGCTTAAACTCCAAAGTTAAAATTAACTCTGTGGTATTTAATTATTTAAAGTCACTGCAAACTCCAAATATTGCGCCTTTTGGTTCAGCTTTTCCAAATGCTGAACTGTTATATAACAGCCGATTTATGCAGATTCTGGCGCAGCATAGCAAAAGAAAAAGCAGTTATAGCCATCAAAATCATATGCCACCAGGTAATCAGGAATTACGCCAACTAATTGCCAACCGCTATCAGTTACAAGGCATAAACTGCATTTCGGATGACATTGTCATTACTTCTGGTGCATTGGAAGCTCTCAATCTGTCTTTACAGGCTTTGACTCAACCGGGTGATTTTATCCTGCTCCAGCAAACCATTTTTTATGGTGCCTGGCAGGCGGCTGAACGTTTAGGCTTGCAGGTTATTACAATCCCTGAACATCCGCAGTTTGGTTTTGACCTGGAATCATTTGAGCAAGCACTTAAACAGTACCCGATCAAAGTCTGCTGGCTGATGCTGAATGCACATAATCCGATTGGCTTTACGGTAAATTCAGAGATCAAGCAAAGAATTGCAGAACTGTTAAATGAATATCAGGTATATCTGATTGAAGATGATGTCTATCAGGAACTCAATTATGGCGCTCATAAGCCGGTTTCCGTGAAATATTTTGATCAGCATCAACGGGTATTGCACTGCTCTTCATTTTCCAAAACATTGGGCATGGGTGCGCGGGTTGGCTGGGTTTTCGCTGGCCCATTTTCCGATGCAATCCAGCATTTACAGCTCATGAGTACTTTGACTGTTAGTCCGTTATTACAAAATGCACTGGTCGATTTTCTGTCCCATCATCATTATGAAAAGCATTTGCGTCATCTAAGACAGCAGCTGGAAAAGTATAAACAAAAGTTTTATCAGGAACTCAAAGCGCGTTTAGATTCAGTCTGTGAAATTTATTATTATTCCAGTGGCTATTTTCTCTGGATCAAATTGCCGGAACAGCTGGATGGTCAGGTTTTATATGAACAGCTGATTCAGCAGAATATTGCGATTGCCCCAGCTTTACTGTTTAAACCGGAACACACCAGCCAAAATTATATCCGGCTGAACTGTTCTTATGAGTGGACACCTGAGATTGAACACGCGGTGAATCTGCTGGCAAAAACGATCTTGCAAAATAGCAAAAGCGTGGATTAATTCATCCACGCTTTTATGGTAGTACTACTAGATCACCAAAGCTTAGAAACTATAAATGGCAACCGCATTAATTCGGTTGTCTTCGCCCTTACGACTGCTAATCGCATTACCTTCCGTATTTAATACAGGTCCATAGGCTTCACGTTCACCATAGACATATTCCAGACCCAAACTAAGTGGTTTGGTTGGGTTATAAAACACATTGGCCCATGCCTGCCATAAATCTTTATTGGCTTTAGTTTTATCTGTGGCTGATAAGGCGTTGATATAGTCTTGATCATCATCAAAATTCATATAGCCATAACCTAACGTGCCACGCAATTTGTCATTAAACTGCTGGGTCAAGCCGACAGTAATCGAATCAAATTCACTTTGGTAAAGATTTCCACCTGCTGCTATAACCCCAGGATTGGCATAAGAGACAAAACTGCTATCACCTTTGACATGATAATAATCTGCCTTAAGGCTGGTGCCTGGAACAAACTCGTATTTGGCACCTAAGCCCACCCCCCATGCAGTTTTTTCATCTTCATTCACGCGTTTTTCATTCCCCATCGCACGCGCGCTAACAGAAAGATTATCCGCAAATTTGTGGTTTAAGCGTGCAGTTAAAGCAGGTAAACGCTGTTTGATTCCCGTAATGGTCGCATCTTTCGGATCTTCTACTGCAAGCACCAGATTGGTCGCTGGACTCAAAGTACTGGTATGACGAATCTGAGGCGTCCGTTTAATTGAACCACCGGCATAAACCAGTGCATCTACCGTCTCAGGTATATAGTCTGGGGTCGCAAAGTTTGACCAAGTTTGACCAATTAACCAGTCAGCATAGCTGATATAGGCATGGCGGATACGCAGGTTATCAAA from the Acinetobacter sp. YWS30-1 genome contains:
- a CDS encoding PLP-dependent aminotransferase family protein, which translates into the protein MFKSEKLAQNIRQMIENGAWKAHDKLPSLREQTELSGYSLMTVLNAYQVLESQGLVYAKDKSGYYIAERPQTYSSKEPAVQIGLNSKVKINSVVFNYLKSLQTPNIAPFGSAFPNAELLYNSRFMQILAQHSKRKSSYSHQNHMPPGNQELRQLIANRYQLQGINCISDDIVITSGALEALNLSLQALTQPGDFILLQQTIFYGAWQAAERLGLQVITIPEHPQFGFDLESFEQALKQYPIKVCWLMLNAHNPIGFTVNSEIKQRIAELLNEYQVYLIEDDVYQELNYGAHKPVSVKYFDQHQRVLHCSSFSKTLGMGARVGWVFAGPFSDAIQHLQLMSTLTVSPLLQNALVDFLSHHHYEKHLRHLRQQLEKYKQKFYQELKARLDSVCEIYYYSSGYFLWIKLPEQLDGQVLYEQLIQQNIAIAPALLFKPEHTSQNYIRLNCSYEWTPEIEHAVNLLAKTILQNSKSVD
- a CDS encoding DcaP family trimeric outer membrane transporter: MNTKQLFNNQTITLKRTVLMSMMAMSLGGLSLSTQAQTPAQSNQQEIEQLRQEVQALRALIEQQQTQTAAVTAPVAATPAPANTAVAPASKPVMKIASGAEFNLYGNIRADASYQAEGGAATRMYNQINAVPLEGTGERSDEFKSTLSATRLGMDFKAPVGAGDKALSGKVEVDFLGGASFDNLRIRHAYISYADWLIGQTWSNFATPDYIPETVDALVYAGGSIKRTPQIRHTSTLSPATNLVLAVEDPKDATITGIKQRLPALTARLNHKFADNLSVSARAMGNEKRVNEDEKTAWGVGLGAKYEFVPGTSLKADYYHVKGDSSFVSYANPGVIAAGGNLYQSEFDSITVGLTQQFNDKLRGTLGYGYMNFDDDQDYINALSATDKTKANKDLWQAWANVFYNPTKPLSLGLEYVYGEREAYGPVLNTEGNAISSRKGEDNRINAVAIYSF